From Calothrix sp. PCC 6303, a single genomic window includes:
- a CDS encoding IS630 family transposase (programmed frameshift), whose protein sequence is MGARLRIFLTREQDKTLLQLRTAEVPQKVKDRAEIIRLNAHGWYVEKIAAHFNLTQQTVREVLHSWKNKGLEGLWELPGRGGKSKWQEEDIIFLEECLKNEPRTYNSLQLAQKLERDRSIKLSPDRLRRVLKKGVNWKRARKSHKGKQNPIARANKQADLDMLELSAASGEIDLKYLDESGFCVWSEPGYTYYFKGEQKRLEQTQRRGRRLSIIGFLQPLISFVYGLVIGAVSRKSYIEMMEIEATEAQRTGRIRVIVQDNGSIHRCKEVQKLWSKWENMGLYIFFLPAYCSEMNPIELEWQHLKKDELRGQTFDDELDLAYAVIDGVKARGEKSNYSTRRIKFDSSRSG, encoded by the exons ATGGGCGCTCGTTTAAGGATATTCTTGACTCGTGAGCAAGACAAAACCCTGTTACAGCTAAGAACTGCGGAAGTACCACAGAAAGTAAAAGATCGAGCAGAAATAATTAGGCTAAATGCACATGGCTGGTATGTAGAAAAAATAGCTGCTCACTTTAATTTGACTCAACAAACGGTAAGAGAGGTTTTACACAGCTGGAAAAACAAAGGTCTAGAAGGACTTTGGGAACTACCTGGTCGAGGGGGAAAGTCAAAATGGCAAGAAGAAGACATCATATTTTTGGAAGAATGCCTGAAAAACGAACCGCGTACATACAATAGCCTTCAACTCGCACAAAAATTAGAACGCGATCGCTCAATTAAACTGAGTCCCGACAGATTAAGGCGGGTGCTC AAAAAGGGGGTCAATTGGAAGCGAGCAAGGAAGAGTCACAAAGGCAAGCAAAACCCGATAGCACGAGCAAACAAACAAGCAGACCTAGATATGTTGGAATTATCTGCTGCGTCTGGAGAAATAGACCTAAAGTATCTAGATGAATCAGGATTTTGTGTATGGAGCGAACCAGGTTACACTTATTACTTCAAAGGTGAGCAAAAACGTTTAGAGCAAACCCAGCGTCGTGGACGGAGATTAAGTATTATCGGCTTTCTTCAACCTTTAATCAGCTTTGTTTACGGTCTGGTGATTGGTGCTGTTAGTCGTAAATCTTACATCGAGATGATGGAAATAGAAGCAACTGAAGCTCAAAGAACGGGGCGCATTAGGGTAATTGTGCAGGATAACGGATCGATACACCGATGTAAAGAAGTGCAAAAGCTATGGTCCAAGTGGGAAAACATGGGTTTGTACATCTTTTTTCTGCCCGCATACTGCTCCGAGATGAACCCAATTGAATTAGAGTGGCAGCACCTAAAAAAAGACGAACTACGTGGGCAAACATTTGATGACGAGTTAGACCTCGCTTACGCCGTGATTGATGGCGTTAAAGCTAGAGGGGAAAAAAGTAACTACAGTACAAGACGTATTAAATTTGACTCTAGTCGCTCTGGTTAA
- a CDS encoding SDH family Clp fold serine proteinase, translating into MIFQAKETTELRNPVSQIVNDFDTDLFLFSSSIDYAATDILINQVKKLEHRRKNISLILTTPGGDADAAFMLARFLKREYNDQLTFYIFGFCKSAGTIIALAAKNIVMSDFGELGPLDVQSVKEEDIRWESGLIPQQAFKALADQACVV; encoded by the coding sequence ATGATTTTTCAAGCCAAGGAAACAACTGAATTACGCAATCCAGTTTCGCAAATCGTGAATGACTTTGATACAGATCTCTTTTTGTTCAGCAGCTCAATTGATTATGCTGCTACTGACATTTTAATCAATCAAGTTAAAAAACTAGAGCATCGAAGGAAGAATATCAGCTTAATTCTAACTACACCTGGGGGAGATGCAGATGCGGCTTTTATGTTAGCCAGATTTTTGAAGAGAGAATATAATGATCAACTCACTTTTTATATTTTCGGATTTTGTAAAAGTGCAGGCACGATTATAGCACTTGCTGCCAAAAATATCGTGATGTCGGATTTTGGTGAGCTAGGTCCACTTGATGTCCAATCAGTAAAAGAGGAAGACATCCGTTGGGAATCAGGTCTAATCCCGCAACAAGCTTTCAAGGCACTTGCTGATCAAGCTTGTGTAGTGTAA
- a CDS encoding FAD-dependent oxidoreductase, translated as MKIAIVGGGASGMVTAYLLDKQGHSVTVFERQSTLGGHIQTLNKNVHPNQSDCQEILENGVLEFPTVFHNFIALMEQLGVELEPVNMSSAIFFKNGSHFLSKIAIKKNFTGIRHLIEYLRLDTLYARSAGFWLRIRFAHLQDFYNQPLSQYLKRPCTRNTWLKLLVMYSYSMPLELIDDFPAELAMPVLLKDVAVSWVRIKGGVYSYIEKILARFKGEVLLNVQIDRIFRTSDAVKIVRRTGEIQEFDKVVFATPPDQVMALLADPTDAEIKRFSAWKANYATTLLHTDSSIYTRYGIKQPSEFDFFETESRWGYNSCLNQICDISSPPNYFLSFQLEELIASNRIIHIQEHHTPLYTTESFQYRNEVVATNGENNTYHAGAYLGDGLHEGAIASAFRVAQLVGLSQGAISITNCKSTPQFVQN; from the coding sequence ATGAAGATCGCTATCGTTGGGGGGGGAGCTAGTGGCATGGTGACAGCTTACCTACTCGATAAACAAGGGCATAGTGTGACTGTGTTTGAACGGCAATCTACTCTAGGTGGACATATTCAGACACTCAACAAGAATGTTCACCCAAATCAATCCGATTGTCAGGAAATTTTGGAAAATGGAGTGCTGGAATTTCCAACTGTGTTTCACAACTTCATTGCCCTCATGGAACAGTTAGGGGTAGAACTAGAACCTGTCAATATGAGTTCAGCAATCTTTTTCAAAAATGGCAGCCACTTTCTATCAAAAATTGCAATCAAGAAGAACTTCACAGGTATTCGCCACCTGATCGAATATTTACGCCTCGATACCCTCTATGCTCGTTCTGCTGGATTTTGGCTCAGAATAAGATTTGCTCACCTGCAAGATTTCTACAATCAGCCTTTGTCGCAATACCTGAAACGCCCCTGTACTCGCAATACTTGGCTAAAATTGCTAGTTATGTATAGCTATTCGATGCCATTGGAACTGATTGATGATTTCCCAGCAGAATTGGCGATGCCTGTTTTACTCAAGGATGTCGCAGTTAGCTGGGTCAGGATTAAAGGTGGTGTGTATTCTTACATTGAAAAAATTCTGGCACGATTCAAAGGTGAGGTTTTGCTGAATGTGCAGATTGACCGGATTTTCAGAACCTCGGATGCTGTGAAAATTGTGCGAAGGACGGGTGAAATTCAGGAGTTTGATAAAGTCGTGTTTGCTACGCCACCTGACCAAGTGATGGCGCTGTTAGCAGATCCAACTGATGCCGAAATCAAACGGTTTTCTGCCTGGAAAGCCAATTATGCAACGACCTTACTCCATACAGATAGTTCCATATACACCCGCTATGGCATTAAACAACCATCAGAATTTGATTTTTTTGAGACAGAAAGCCGATGGGGTTATAACAGTTGCCTGAATCAGATATGTGACATCTCATCACCACCAAATTATTTTCTCTCGTTCCAACTAGAGGAGTTAATTGCTAGCAATCGCATCATTCACATTCAGGAACATCATACCCCGTTATATACTACTGAATCTTTTCAATATCGAAATGAAGTAGTTGCCACTAATGGCGAGAACAATACCTACCATGCAGGAGCCTATCTTGGTGATGGTTTGCATGAAGGAGCGATCGCTTCTGCGTTTCGAGTCGCTCAACTGGTTGGGTTAAGCCAAGGTGCAATTTCTATTACAAATTGCAAATCAACACCACAATTTGTACAAAATTGA
- a CDS encoding phytoene desaturase family protein → MKPDYLIVGSGLSALVFGALMAKSGKTVQILEAHEHPGGFGHTFTMAKKYTFNAQFHYVWDCGEGQTVNRVLKKLGLEQEVTFERYDSEGFDHMRSPEHSLDIPSEPEELIQRLSALFPAHGDLIRKFVNEVEKTGAGLKKLSPPIKPIELLKHSNEVFSAVQYLNSTLQDVFDKFQLPQAAQTLLALQWPDFLLPPNQLSFYAWVILFRGYQAGAFYPTQHFEHVINSLVNVIESHGGQVLLNHEVTNFRVTDRTVTGVQAMDLTTHQTHEFTGDTVICNIDPKKAAKMIGESQFSKSVRRKLNYEYSASNYMAYCVVKDIDLREYGFGKWNLFHTGHHDLNEAFAQMYDRNDFSNPSFAITTPTLLTTASGDCPEDSQIVEFLTVANYNYFQELRDNDRKAYNQKKQEILDSILDVVEEHYVPNFRKYMVFHITGSPTTNERFCWCPNGNSYGSSLIPRNMGMGRLNHETSLNHFYFCNASSGYPGFAATFWTGALLYQRLSGDMILGNS, encoded by the coding sequence ATGAAACCGGATTACCTGATTGTCGGTAGTGGTTTATCAGCATTAGTCTTTGGCGCTTTGATGGCAAAGTCTGGCAAGACTGTGCAAATTCTCGAAGCCCATGAGCATCCCGGAGGTTTTGGGCATACGTTTACGATGGCTAAAAAATATACGTTTAATGCTCAATTTCACTATGTTTGGGACTGCGGTGAAGGGCAAACCGTCAATCGGGTACTCAAAAAATTAGGGTTAGAGCAAGAAGTAACTTTTGAACGTTATGACTCGGAAGGCTTTGATCACATGCGATCGCCAGAGCATAGTTTGGATATTCCCTCGGAGCCAGAAGAACTGATCCAGCGATTGTCTGCTCTGTTTCCCGCTCATGGCGATCTGATTCGCAAATTTGTCAACGAAGTGGAAAAGACTGGTGCAGGTTTGAAAAAACTCTCTCCACCGATCAAGCCAATTGAACTGCTCAAACATTCAAATGAGGTATTTTCTGCTGTCCAGTATCTCAATAGCACACTCCAGGATGTATTTGATAAGTTTCAGCTACCCCAAGCCGCTCAAACCTTATTAGCCCTGCAATGGCCTGATTTTTTGCTCCCTCCCAATCAACTTTCATTCTATGCTTGGGTTATATTGTTCCGAGGCTATCAAGCGGGTGCATTTTACCCAACCCAGCATTTTGAACATGTGATTAATTCCTTGGTCAATGTCATTGAATCGCATGGGGGACAGGTATTGCTCAACCATGAAGTTACGAATTTTAGAGTCACAGACAGAACGGTTACGGGAGTTCAGGCGATGGATCTCACTACCCATCAAACACATGAATTTACAGGCGACACCGTAATTTGCAATATTGACCCCAAAAAAGCCGCCAAGATGATCGGGGAATCGCAGTTTTCTAAAAGTGTGCGCCGAAAACTCAACTATGAATATTCGGCATCTAACTACATGGCTTATTGCGTCGTCAAAGATATCGACCTGCGAGAGTATGGATTTGGCAAGTGGAATCTTTTTCATACAGGGCATCACGATCTAAATGAAGCCTTTGCACAGATGTATGATCGCAATGACTTTTCTAATCCTAGTTTTGCCATCACAACACCCACTTTATTGACTACAGCGAGTGGGGATTGCCCAGAAGACTCCCAGATTGTGGAATTCCTCACTGTTGCTAATTACAACTACTTCCAGGAATTACGAGATAATGACCGCAAAGCTTACAACCAGAAAAAACAAGAAATCTTAGACTCCATCCTCGATGTTGTGGAAGAACACTATGTACCTAACTTTAGAAAATATATGGTCTTTCACATTACAGGTAGCCCTACTACCAATGAGCGTTTTTGCTGGTGTCCCAATGGGAATTCCTACGGCTCCAGTTTGATACCGCGCAATATGGGTATGGGGCGACTGAATCACGAAACCTCACTCAACCATTTCTATTTCTGCAATGCCTCATCTGGCTATCCGGGCTTTGCTGCCACTTTTTGGACAGGCGCACTGCTGTATCAACGGTTATCCGGTGACATGATTTTAGGCAACAGCTAA
- a CDS encoding NADP-dependent oxidoreductase: MTDVISREVVLVSYPNGLPNADNFAIAQTKLEPLQDGQVLVRNLYMSVDPYMRGRMSDRKSYVPPFELGKPLNGGAVGEVLESRAKEFNHGDIVTSSFGWREYFIAAPKELHLVSQEVQPLSVYLGALGMTGMTAWVGLNLVNVKADDVIFISGAAGAVGSVAGQLAKLRGCRTIGSAGSMEKVKFLREECGFDIAFDYKAAPILEQLNREVPDGIDVYFDNVGGEMLEAALSVLKVHGRIIACGGISGYNQEKQPGPSNLFNMITKRLTMKGLIVSDWLAHQKEFEQEVGKYFRDGKLKNKETVVVGIDQAVSAFIGLFEGKNVGKMVVKLD; encoded by the coding sequence ATGACAGATGTAATCAGTCGCGAGGTTGTGCTAGTTTCTTACCCTAACGGACTTCCCAACGCAGATAACTTTGCGATCGCGCAAACCAAACTAGAGCCACTTCAAGATGGGCAGGTACTTGTTCGCAATCTCTATATGTCAGTTGACCCATATATGCGTGGTCGTATGAGCGACAGGAAATCATATGTTCCACCTTTCGAGTTAGGCAAACCACTTAATGGCGGCGCAGTTGGCGAAGTATTAGAGTCACGCGCTAAGGAATTCAATCATGGCGATATTGTGACTTCCAGCTTTGGCTGGCGAGAATACTTCATCGCAGCACCAAAAGAGTTGCATCTAGTCAGCCAGGAGGTGCAACCATTATCAGTTTATCTCGGTGCTCTTGGGATGACGGGCATGACTGCTTGGGTGGGATTAAATTTGGTAAACGTCAAAGCTGACGATGTGATTTTTATTTCGGGAGCCGCAGGTGCGGTGGGAAGTGTGGCTGGGCAACTAGCCAAATTGCGTGGATGCCGTACAATCGGTTCCGCAGGTTCCATGGAAAAAGTCAAGTTCCTACGGGAAGAATGTGGATTTGATATCGCTTTTGATTATAAAGCCGCTCCTATCCTCGAACAATTGAACCGAGAGGTTCCAGATGGGATTGATGTCTATTTTGATAATGTGGGAGGTGAAATGCTCGAAGCGGCGCTCTCGGTATTAAAAGTACATGGGCGGATTATCGCTTGTGGTGGCATTTCTGGTTACAATCAGGAGAAGCAGCCTGGTCCTTCTAATCTATTTAATATGATTACTAAACGGTTAACGATGAAGGGACTAATTGTTAGTGATTGGCTAGCTCATCAGAAAGAATTTGAACAGGAAGTAGGTAAATATTTCCGAGACGGAAAACTGAAGAACAAGGAAACAGTGGTAGTCGGAATCGACCAAGCAGTGAGCGCGTTCATCGGACTATTTGAAGGAAAAAATGTTGGCAAGATGGTGGTGAAATTGGATTAG
- a CDS encoding oleate hydratase produces the protein MGNELNAYLLGGGIGSMAAAAFMIRDDGFCGENIFILEVKSVVGGSMDGAGNPTDGYSLRGGRMLTTDNYECTWDLFKSIPSLNFPGKSVFDETMEFNQQHKSNSMARLVDRRRGKVPVSSMGFSMANRQELLKLTQAGEAELGASCITDWLSPEFFETEFWYMWVTTFAFQPWHSAVEFKRYLHRFMLEFTRIETLGGVKRTIYNQYDSLILPLKSWLATQNVHFVLDCQVMDLERTTAKGKLVVTGIHYQQSGESKTISVKDGDLVFLQNGSMTDASSLGSMTSAPKKLTKQDCTSWNLWEKLAAENPDFGNPAAFNSSIAESCWESFTVTLKNPKFFDKILEFSGNQAGTGGLITFKDSNWLMSIVLAYQPHFINQPADVQVFWGYALLPDRVGNFVPKPMDECNGEEILRELCGHLRFDLDIVESANCIPCRMPYITSMFMPRLRSDRPLPIPRSSKNLALISQFVEIPDDVVFTVEYSVRAAQMAVYEFLSIDRPIPPISHHDKSLHVQFEALVKAFK, from the coding sequence ATGGGTAATGAACTGAATGCTTATTTACTAGGTGGTGGTATTGGCTCTATGGCAGCCGCAGCCTTTATGATCCGCGATGATGGCTTCTGTGGGGAAAATATTTTCATTCTGGAGGTAAAGTCCGTCGTGGGGGGAAGTATGGATGGAGCCGGAAACCCTACCGATGGCTATTCGTTACGTGGTGGGCGAATGTTGACAACCGACAATTACGAATGCACTTGGGATTTATTCAAATCAATTCCCTCCCTAAATTTCCCTGGGAAGTCAGTATTTGACGAAACAATGGAGTTTAATCAGCAGCACAAGTCAAATTCGATGGCGCGTCTAGTTGATCGTCGTCGGGGGAAAGTTCCGGTAAGTTCCATGGGCTTTTCCATGGCAAATCGTCAAGAATTACTCAAGCTTACCCAAGCTGGTGAAGCTGAGTTAGGTGCTAGTTGTATTACAGATTGGCTGTCTCCAGAATTTTTCGAGACTGAATTTTGGTATATGTGGGTGACTACGTTTGCCTTCCAACCGTGGCACAGTGCTGTTGAATTCAAGCGTTATTTGCATCGCTTCATGCTGGAATTTACTCGAATTGAAACCCTGGGTGGGGTTAAACGTACCATTTACAATCAGTATGATTCATTGATTCTGCCCTTAAAGAGTTGGCTGGCTACCCAAAATGTCCATTTTGTCTTAGATTGCCAGGTGATGGATCTGGAACGCACCACCGCAAAGGGGAAGTTGGTAGTGACAGGCATTCATTATCAACAAAGTGGTGAAAGCAAAACCATCTCGGTTAAAGATGGCGATCTGGTTTTTCTGCAAAACGGCTCGATGACTGATGCCTCAAGTCTGGGTTCTATGACTAGTGCGCCCAAGAAGCTGACGAAACAGGACTGTACTAGTTGGAATTTATGGGAAAAGCTGGCAGCAGAAAACCCTGATTTTGGGAATCCTGCTGCTTTTAATAGCAGTATTGCTGAATCTTGCTGGGAGTCTTTTACCGTCACCCTGAAAAACCCTAAATTCTTCGACAAGATCCTGGAATTTAGTGGCAATCAAGCGGGGACTGGCGGATTGATCACGTTTAAAGACTCTAACTGGCTGATGTCTATCGTGCTTGCCTATCAACCCCATTTTATCAATCAGCCTGCTGATGTCCAGGTGTTCTGGGGATATGCACTTTTGCCCGATCGCGTGGGTAATTTTGTGCCTAAACCGATGGATGAATGTAACGGTGAAGAAATTCTCCGCGAACTCTGCGGTCATCTCCGCTTTGATTTGGACATTGTGGAATCGGCAAACTGTATTCCTTGCAGAATGCCCTATATCACCAGTATGTTTATGCCTCGTTTACGTAGCGATCGACCGTTACCGATCCCTCGTAGCTCCAAAAACCTCGCCTTAATCAGTCAGTTTGTGGAAATTCCTGATGATGTCGTCTTCACAGTCGAGTATTCGGTGCGAGCCGCTCAGATGGCAGTCTACGAATTTTTAAGTATAGATCGCCCCATCCCACCTATTTCGCACCACGACAAGTCACTGCATGTGCAGTTTGAGGCTTTAGTCAAAGCATTTAAGTAA
- a CDS encoding zinc-dependent alcohol dehydrogenase family protein codes for MKATVYYAPGDVRVETVPDSTIQEPTDAVVRITHACICGSDLWFYRGSDDWKPGWRTGHEWMGIVETVGSDVRNLKKGDRVLAPFAFSDGSCEFCGKSLQTSCIQGGFWGGTNDGGQAEAVRAPFADATLVKIPREVENDDALLTAILPLTDVMATGHHAAISAGVRAGSTVAVVGDGAVGLCGVLAAKRLGAARIILLGKHEKRIEIARRFGATDVVKSRDQQAIDEVQEMTKGGAEAVLECVGTESSFSTAIEITRPGDTIGYVGVPHGSVKLAGMFLSNITLRGGVAPARAYIPELLADVLAGKIDPSPVLDLTVDLDGVPGGYAAMDERKAIKVMVRL; via the coding sequence GTGAAAGCAACTGTCTATTACGCTCCTGGTGATGTAAGAGTCGAAACCGTTCCCGACTCTACTATTCAAGAACCAACTGATGCCGTTGTGCGGATTACCCATGCCTGCATCTGTGGCTCCGATTTGTGGTTTTACCGAGGGTCAGATGATTGGAAACCCGGATGGCGCACGGGTCACGAATGGATGGGTATTGTCGAAACGGTTGGTTCGGATGTGCGGAATTTGAAAAAGGGCGATCGCGTATTAGCTCCGTTTGCTTTTTCGGATGGCTCCTGTGAATTTTGCGGCAAAAGTCTACAAACTTCCTGTATCCAAGGTGGCTTTTGGGGTGGAACCAATGATGGTGGACAAGCAGAAGCTGTGCGCGCTCCCTTTGCCGATGCCACACTAGTTAAAATTCCTAGGGAAGTTGAAAACGATGATGCCTTACTCACCGCAATTCTGCCGCTCACAGATGTGATGGCAACTGGACATCATGCGGCTATTTCTGCTGGAGTACGAGCAGGTTCGACAGTGGCAGTGGTTGGCGATGGGGCAGTGGGACTGTGCGGCGTTTTAGCAGCAAAACGACTGGGAGCCGCTCGAATCATTCTACTGGGCAAACATGAAAAACGCATTGAAATTGCCCGTCGCTTTGGTGCTACCGATGTAGTTAAAAGCCGCGATCAACAGGCGATTGATGAAGTACAAGAGATGACTAAAGGGGGTGCTGAGGCAGTCTTGGAATGTGTCGGCACGGAATCTTCTTTCAGTACGGCGATTGAGATTACACGTCCAGGTGACACGATTGGTTATGTCGGTGTTCCACATGGCAGTGTGAAATTGGCAGGGATGTTTCTCTCAAATATTACCTTGCGGGGTGGTGTTGCGCCCGCGCGGGCTTATATTCCGGAACTGTTAGCAGATGTGCTTGCGGGGAAGATCGATCCCTCTCCCGTGTTGGATCTGACAGTCGATCTGGATGGTGTTCCAGGTGGTTACGCGGCAATGGATGAACGAAAAGCAATTAAAGTTATGGTGCGGCTTTAA
- a CDS encoding DUF5335 family protein — protein MVNKIDVNKSVPQDRWGEFFDQFSDGNRGRHISLEIIGSELGDEELIKNAPLMAMVYDPPGKGDDLLIEIGRDEVTYAHTIDSPTEVLTAQNSNGVMMAVSVTNVAGTKTLIKLQAT, from the coding sequence ATGGTAAATAAAATCGACGTAAACAAATCTGTACCACAGGATCGATGGGGCGAGTTTTTCGATCAATTTTCAGATGGGAATCGTGGGAGGCATATTTCTCTCGAAATTATCGGTTCAGAACTCGGTGACGAAGAATTGATTAAAAATGCACCTTTGATGGCGATGGTTTATGACCCACCGGGGAAAGGGGATGACTTATTAATTGAAATCGGTCGAGATGAAGTAACTTACGCTCACACGATTGATTCACCAACTGAAGTTTTAACTGCACAGAACTCAAATGGCGTGATGATGGCAGTTTCAGTTACTAATGTGGCTGGAACAAAAACATTAATCAAGCTACAAGCTACTTAA
- a CDS encoding BON domain-containing protein: MTNTIEKTDVELKTDVLSELKYEPSIKVTDIGVLVKDGTVTLNGYATTYNEKREAVRAVKRVAGVKAIADDIEVKLPSSMHRTDGDIATAAANQIASCTIIPTKTITPTVREGWITLDGQVEWWYQKNAAGNVVHYLSGVKGVSNNISIKPKLTTMAVETAIQSAFKRSALFDASKIQVETSQNEVVLSGKVRNYSELEEAERAAWAAPGVFSVDNNLTLESFGFDT, from the coding sequence ATGACAAATACCATAGAAAAGACTGACGTAGAACTAAAGACTGATGTGCTTTCCGAACTCAAATATGAGCCAAGTATAAAGGTCACAGACATTGGTGTTTTGGTGAAAGATGGAACCGTGACACTCAATGGCTACGCAACCACTTATAACGAGAAACGGGAAGCCGTGCGCGCAGTTAAACGGGTTGCTGGGGTAAAGGCAATTGCAGACGACATCGAAGTTAAGCTACCAAGTTCCATGCACCGCACAGATGGGGATATCGCTACCGCTGCTGCAAATCAAATCGCCTCGTGTACGATAATCCCAACAAAAACCATTACTCCAACCGTTCGTGAAGGCTGGATCACATTAGATGGTCAGGTAGAGTGGTGGTACCAAAAAAATGCAGCCGGAAACGTTGTGCATTATCTGTCAGGTGTCAAAGGGGTGTCTAATAATATCTCGATTAAACCCAAGCTGACGACAATGGCAGTTGAAACAGCTATCCAATCCGCGTTCAAACGAAGTGCTTTGTTTGATGCTAGCAAGATCCAAGTGGAGACTTCCCAAAATGAGGTGGTGCTCAGTGGGAAAGTTCGGAACTATAGTGAACTTGAGGAAGCTGAACGAGCAGCCTGGGCTGCTCCAGGGGTGTTCTCGGTGGATAATAATCTCACGCTGGAGAGCTTTGGTTTTGATACATAG
- a CDS encoding general stress protein, giving the protein MTHTIVAHFPSHVEAERVVLELQKEGFDMQKLSIIGKDYQTTEHVRGFLTWKDTAKTGAAGGAYWGSFVGGLFGILAGAGVLFIPGMAPLIIAGPIVGVLAGWLEGTLIGGASAAAVGGLAGALGGLGIPKHEVLRYETQIQAGEFIILVTGSNEDVSQVKQMLDKMGHKMGMSVAV; this is encoded by the coding sequence ATGACACATACAATTGTCGCTCATTTTCCCTCTCATGTGGAAGCAGAAAGGGTTGTATTGGAACTGCAAAAAGAAGGTTTCGATATGCAAAAACTTTCAATCATAGGCAAAGACTACCAGACTACAGAACATGTGCGCGGATTTTTGACCTGGAAAGATACTGCCAAAACTGGAGCCGCTGGAGGTGCTTATTGGGGTAGCTTTGTCGGAGGTTTGTTTGGTATTTTAGCAGGGGCTGGAGTGCTATTTATTCCCGGAATGGCTCCTCTCATCATTGCAGGTCCCATTGTGGGAGTGTTGGCGGGCTGGTTGGAAGGAACACTTATTGGAGGAGCCAGTGCTGCTGCTGTAGGGGGACTAGCAGGTGCATTAGGAGGGTTAGGAATACCCAAGCACGAGGTACTGAGGTACGAGACTCAAATCCAAGCAGGCGAGTTCATCATCCTTGTGACAGGCAGCAATGAGGATGTCAGTCAGGTAAAACAAATGCTAGACAAAATGGGTCACAAAATGGGTATGTCAGTTGCTGTCTAA